In a genomic window of Nocardia fluminea:
- a CDS encoding ABC transporter permease, with translation MTRYLLHRLPSALLVLFGASVLIFLLLRLVPGDPATILAGNDATPQTIEVIRHQLGLDRAVPVQYLHWLGDVLTLDLGRSYIIGGEITDLVGRGLTNTLVLTVTALLLAVLVSLVVSVASVLWPSRWLDTVVAAANTIAVALPTFVVGPLLVLVFAIAIPVLPAGGVPPDGFIARPDIAVQYLLLPAICLALPVSAALTRFLTEALRTELAKQYVLTARSLGIGYREIVTRGALRNALPTMLTVLGIQTGQLLGGAVLVEAAFVWPGIGQLIEQGISRRDYPLVQVLLLLSVAVFVVIQLITDVAHAWLDPRIRIGGRS, from the coding sequence ATGACGCGCTATCTGCTGCACCGGCTGCCCTCGGCGCTGCTGGTGCTGTTCGGCGCCTCGGTGCTGATCTTCCTGCTGCTACGGCTCGTGCCCGGTGATCCCGCCACCATTCTGGCGGGCAACGACGCGACCCCGCAGACCATCGAGGTGATCCGCCACCAGCTCGGCCTCGACCGAGCCGTCCCGGTGCAGTATCTGCACTGGCTCGGCGACGTGCTCACCCTCGACCTCGGCCGCTCCTACATCATCGGCGGGGAGATCACCGACCTGGTGGGCCGCGGGCTCACCAACACGCTGGTGCTCACGGTGACCGCACTGCTGTTGGCCGTGCTCGTCAGCCTGGTCGTGTCGGTGGCATCGGTGCTGTGGCCGAGCCGCTGGCTCGATACCGTTGTCGCCGCCGCCAATACGATCGCGGTCGCCCTGCCCACGTTCGTGGTGGGACCGCTGCTGGTTCTGGTTTTCGCCATCGCGATTCCGGTGTTGCCCGCGGGCGGGGTGCCGCCGGACGGCTTCATCGCGCGGCCCGATATCGCCGTGCAGTACCTGCTGCTGCCCGCGATCTGCCTGGCGCTGCCGGTCTCGGCGGCGCTCACCCGGTTCCTCACCGAGGCGCTGCGCACCGAACTCGCGAAACAGTATGTGCTCACCGCGCGTTCACTCGGCATCGGATATCGCGAGATCGTCACCCGTGGCGCACTGCGCAACGCGCTGCCGACCATGCTCACCGTGCTCGGCATCCAGACCGGGCAGCTGCTCGGCGGTGCGGTGCTGGTGGAGGCGGCCTTCGTGTGGCCGGGGATCGGGCAGCTCATCGAGCAGGGGATCAGTCGTCGTGACTACCCGCTCGTGCAGGTGCTGTTGCTGTTGTCGGTGGCGGTGTTCGTGGTGATCCAGCTGATCACCGATGTCGCGCACGCGTGGCTGGACCCGCGGATTCGCATCGGAGGACGCTCGTGA
- a CDS encoding alpha/beta fold hydrolase, which translates to MAVVSSLHVHRFGPADGPVVLALHGLTGHGNRWETLATEHLPQARIIAPDLRGHGRSTSLPPWDLETIVADLAQLLRAETDGPVVVVGHSFGGAAGIHLARQHPDLVRALVLLDPAIGIDAKLIEQVALANLTSPDYTDLAEARSDKQVSAWGPDEVDPEVLERELAEHLVPTEGGRVGWRIFQPAITSYWGQLARPFVLPPADLPTVLVRAAKVQPPYVTAEFLDALTTHLDTFTAEVWDCDHMVAQARPADTAALIATVL; encoded by the coding sequence ATGGCAGTCGTGTCGTCGCTTCATGTGCACCGATTCGGCCCCGCCGACGGTCCCGTCGTCCTCGCCCTGCACGGTCTCACCGGCCATGGCAACCGATGGGAAACCCTGGCCACCGAACACCTGCCCCAGGCCCGGATCATCGCGCCCGACCTGCGCGGACACGGCCGTTCCACCTCGCTGCCGCCCTGGGATCTCGAAACGATCGTCGCCGATCTCGCGCAGCTGCTGCGCGCCGAGACCGACGGACCGGTCGTCGTGGTGGGTCACTCCTTCGGCGGCGCGGCGGGCATCCATCTGGCCCGGCAGCACCCCGATCTCGTGCGCGCGCTCGTTCTGCTCGATCCCGCGATCGGCATCGACGCGAAGCTGATCGAGCAGGTCGCCCTCGCCAACCTAACCTCCCCCGATTACACCGATCTCGCCGAGGCCCGTTCCGACAAGCAGGTCAGCGCGTGGGGACCCGACGAGGTCGATCCCGAGGTGCTGGAGCGGGAGCTGGCCGAACATCTCGTGCCGACCGAGGGTGGGCGGGTCGGCTGGCGCATCTTCCAACCGGCGATCACCTCGTACTGGGGTCAGCTGGCGCGACCGTTCGTGCTGCCGCCCGCCGATCTGCCGACGGTGCTGGTCCGCGCCGCCAAGGTGCAGCCGCCGTACGTCACCGCGGAGTTCCTCGACGCCCTCACGACCCATCTCGACACCTTCACCGCCGAGGTCTGGGACTGCGATCACATGGTCGCCCAGGCCCGTCCCGCCGACACGGCCGCGCTGATCGCCACGGTCCTGTAG
- a CDS encoding ABC transporter permease: MTVAKTAIAESARHEGPLRALRRGQGLAGVLLVAVVALAGVFAGLLSSYDPLTQIPGANLLGPSAQHWLGTDHLNRDVAARVLAGIRIDLLIALLAVPIGALIGALVGLAATVHPIADVTVQRVFDLILAFPTLILGITLAAITGPGWHAVVIVIIAAEIPIFGRQIRTAVLAVREQPFVEAAEVIGADTWWTLRKHVLPNVLEPLGVQFALSLSVAVFIEGAMSFIGIGVLPPQPSLGSLIAGSIANLDANPWIAIGPLVVVAALTLGFLLIAQALGRARRLA, encoded by the coding sequence GTGACGGTCGCGAAAACCGCTATCGCTGAATCAGCACGGCACGAGGGGCCGTTGCGCGCACTGCGGCGTGGGCAGGGACTGGCCGGGGTACTGCTGGTCGCCGTGGTGGCGCTGGCCGGGGTGTTCGCCGGGCTGCTCAGCTCCTACGATCCGCTCACCCAGATCCCCGGCGCCAACCTGCTCGGCCCCAGCGCGCAGCACTGGCTCGGCACCGACCACCTCAATCGCGACGTGGCCGCCCGGGTGCTCGCCGGTATCCGCATCGACCTGCTGATCGCGCTGCTCGCGGTGCCGATCGGCGCGCTGATCGGGGCGCTGGTCGGGCTGGCCGCCACCGTCCACCCGATCGCGGACGTGACCGTTCAGCGGGTGTTCGATCTGATCCTCGCCTTCCCCACGCTGATCTTGGGGATCACCCTCGCCGCGATCACCGGGCCCGGCTGGCACGCGGTGGTCATCGTGATCATCGCCGCCGAGATCCCGATCTTCGGCAGGCAGATCCGCACGGCGGTGCTGGCCGTGCGCGAACAGCCGTTCGTGGAAGCCGCCGAGGTGATCGGCGCCGACACCTGGTGGACCCTGCGAAAGCACGTGCTGCCCAATGTGCTCGAGCCACTCGGCGTGCAGTTCGCGCTGTCGCTGTCGGTGGCGGTGTTCATCGAAGGCGCGATGAGCTTCATCGGGATCGGCGTGCTGCCGCCGCAGCCGTCGCTGGGTTCGCTGATCGCAGGCTCGATCGCCAACCTCGACGCCAACCCGTGGATCGCGATCGGACCGCTGGTCGTGGTGGCCGCGTTGACGCTCGGATTCCTGTTGATCGCCCAAGCATTGGGCCGGGCAAGGAGATTGGCATGA
- a CDS encoding dipeptide ABC transporter ATP-binding protein — protein MSTSTDQLDPVLDIDELTVSFGDRTVVDGVSLRVHRGEVVALVGESGSGKSLTARSVLGLLPQTARAGGSIRLAGTQVVDAPESVLRDLRGTEAAMVFQEPQTALNPVQKIGTQIAQALRAHGVTDKAAARTRAIELLTAVDIPEPDKRLDWYPHQLSGGQKQRVVIALALSGEPALLIADEPTTALDVTVQAEILELLRSLQRQRGTAVLFITHNLGVVAEIADRVVVMREGRVVEEQTVFGLFAEPGEDYTRTLLAAVPRLPAVSSRGADPEPAAEAAANSVAPDDAEAAALTGASGGDSATVQADDSEAGASEDQDEPSAPADDAPTEPSGGGVRRILRRVVVRGPAVVAEKGGGQGDAEYRDVLRIDDISVVYPGRHGGASFPALQDISLTLGPREVLGLVGESGSGKSTLGRTALGLVPATSGRVELQGVALTGLSRRELRGLRKHVALVHQDVSASLDPRRTVADSIGEPLQVHRAASGALLQAKIGNLLESVRLPRDYAQRRPGELSGGQRQRVALARALALAPRLLVADEPTSALDVSVQAQVLDLFADLRAEYGFASLFISHDLAVVHQVADRVVVLRQGRIVETGEVRAVFAAPAQEYTRRLVDAVPVPDPSTARRGRDGSGAGALLSIGA, from the coding sequence ATGAGTACCTCCACCGACCAGCTCGACCCCGTTCTCGACATCGACGAGCTGACAGTGAGTTTCGGCGACAGAACGGTCGTCGACGGGGTGAGCTTGCGGGTTCACCGGGGCGAAGTCGTGGCGCTCGTCGGCGAGTCCGGCTCGGGCAAGTCGCTCACCGCGCGATCGGTGCTCGGACTGCTGCCGCAGACGGCACGGGCAGGCGGGTCGATCCGGCTCGCGGGCACCCAGGTCGTCGATGCGCCGGAGTCGGTGTTGCGGGACCTGCGTGGCACCGAGGCCGCCATGGTCTTTCAGGAGCCGCAGACCGCACTGAACCCGGTGCAGAAGATCGGCACCCAGATCGCGCAGGCGCTGCGCGCGCACGGCGTGACCGACAAGGCCGCCGCGCGAACCCGCGCGATCGAACTGCTCACGGCCGTGGACATTCCGGAGCCGGACAAGCGCCTGGACTGGTACCCGCATCAGCTCTCCGGCGGGCAGAAACAGCGCGTGGTCATCGCGCTCGCCCTGTCCGGCGAGCCCGCGCTGCTCATCGCCGACGAACCGACCACCGCCCTCGATGTCACGGTGCAGGCCGAGATTCTAGAACTGCTGCGCTCCCTGCAACGTCAGCGCGGAACGGCGGTCCTGTTCATCACCCACAACCTCGGCGTGGTCGCGGAGATCGCCGATCGGGTCGTGGTGATGCGCGAGGGGCGGGTGGTCGAGGAGCAGACGGTCTTCGGGTTGTTCGCCGAACCGGGGGAGGACTACACGCGGACGTTGCTCGCGGCGGTGCCGCGGTTGCCCGCGGTGTCATCGCGCGGCGCGGATCCAGAACCTGCCGCCGAGGCCGCGGCGAACAGCGTTGCCCCCGATGATGCCGAGGCCGCGGCGCTCACCGGTGCGTCGGGTGGTGACAGTGCCACGGTGCAGGCCGACGACAGCGAAGCCGGTGCGTCCGAAGACCAGGACGAGCCGTCGGCCCCGGCGGACGATGCGCCGACGGAACCGTCGGGGGGCGGTGTGCGCAGGATTCTGCGGCGGGTCGTGGTGCGTGGGCCCGCGGTTGTCGCCGAGAAGGGTGGCGGGCAGGGCGACGCCGAGTACCGCGATGTGCTGCGGATCGACGACATCTCGGTGGTGTACCCGGGACGCCACGGCGGCGCGTCTTTCCCCGCCCTGCAGGATATTTCGCTCACGCTCGGTCCCCGTGAAGTCCTCGGGCTGGTCGGTGAATCCGGGTCGGGCAAGAGCACACTGGGGCGTACCGCGCTCGGACTCGTACCGGCCACGTCGGGACGGGTGGAGCTGCAAGGGGTAGCGCTGACGGGACTGTCACGGCGCGAGCTGCGTGGACTGCGCAAGCACGTCGCGCTGGTGCATCAGGATGTGAGTGCCTCACTCGATCCGCGACGCACCGTCGCCGACTCGATCGGCGAACCGTTGCAGGTGCACCGGGCCGCGTCGGGGGCGTTGTTGCAGGCCAAGATCGGCAACTTGCTCGAATCGGTACGGCTGCCGAGGGATTACGCGCAGCGTAGACCGGGCGAGCTGTCCGGTGGACAGCGGCAGCGGGTGGCCCTGGCTCGCGCACTGGCCTTGGCACCGCGCCTGCTGGTGGCCGACGAGCCGACCAGCGCGCTCGATGTGTCGGTGCAGGCTCAGGTGCTCGACCTCTTCGCCGACCTCCGCGCCGAGTACGGCTTCGCCAGCCTGTTCATCAGTCACGATCTGGCCGTGGTGCACCAGGTCGCCGACCGGGTTGTGGTGCTGCGGCAGGGCCGGATCGTCGAAACCGGCGAGGTGCGCGCGGTATTCGCCGCACCGGCTCAGGAGTACACCCGCCGCCTGGTCGACGCGGTGCCCGTTCCCGATCCGTCGACGGCTCGGCGTGGGCGGGACGGATCCGGGGCAGGCGCGCTACTGAGCATCGGGGCATGA
- a CDS encoding NTP transferase domain-containing protein, translating into MTADAIVLAGGRASRMGGVDKPAIMIGGRSMLDAALDAVRDCAEVVVVGPHRPELDARFGQVREVPPGSGPVAAIGTGLTALGSTASLVVVLAADMPFLTGDTVHELLRSATESTADAVFAIDASGRPQYLVGVWRRSALVAALTGLDSLVNQPMKAIVPAETVLVELPDIADCDTEEEVRRARESLSSDRASARLDLTEARERIGSGLSTLVAYDAALGEVSGAALAAPIVAAGPLPRFDVSAMDGYAVCGDGPWQLRRDVGFAGGARPAGLLPGEAVRIATGAHVPDGTTSVLRDEFAAVTGDELARLPDRPIRGDVRKSGEDRKIGDLVAPAGTRVTAALRSAAASVEVTTGTVRGPVRARIVMTGDEIRSTGPLQTGQTRDSIGPVLPDLLAGCGLHVTDRVHLRDTAHSFDDMLTDTADFDLLVVVGATGGGAADQLRTALARAEARVLVPRLALRPGGSTVVAELPTGPTILGLPGNPFAAIAVLLALTPAIVAARTGAPLPRKILGPLHNAAAITAPVHRITPARYAPDGGWLGDPTVRTAHLAGLIDRDGLVIVPPNATDGSTVEFIPLPS; encoded by the coding sequence ATGACCGCCGATGCGATCGTGCTCGCCGGTGGGCGAGCCAGCCGGATGGGTGGGGTCGACAAACCGGCGATCATGATCGGTGGGCGGTCGATGCTCGACGCCGCGTTGGACGCGGTGCGCGACTGCGCCGAGGTCGTGGTGGTCGGTCCGCACCGCCCCGAACTCGATGCGCGATTCGGCCAGGTTCGTGAGGTGCCACCGGGTTCCGGCCCGGTCGCGGCGATCGGCACCGGACTCACCGCACTCGGCTCCACCGCGTCCCTGGTGGTCGTGCTCGCGGCCGACATGCCTTTCCTGACCGGCGACACCGTCCACGAATTGCTGCGCAGCGCCACCGAATCCACCGCGGACGCCGTTTTCGCGATCGACGCCTCCGGGCGTCCCCAGTATCTCGTCGGCGTCTGGCGACGCAGTGCGCTGGTGGCGGCGCTGACCGGCCTGGACTCGCTGGTGAATCAGCCGATGAAGGCGATCGTGCCTGCCGAGACCGTCCTGGTCGAGCTGCCGGACATCGCCGACTGCGATACCGAGGAAGAGGTCCGTCGCGCACGCGAGTCCCTATCTTCCGACCGCGCGTCGGCCCGGCTCGATCTCACCGAAGCGCGCGAACGCATCGGTTCCGGCTTGTCGACCCTGGTCGCCTATGACGCGGCGCTGGGCGAAGTCTCCGGCGCCGCGCTGGCCGCCCCGATCGTCGCCGCGGGCCCACTGCCCCGCTTCGATGTCTCGGCCATGGACGGTTACGCCGTGTGCGGCGACGGCCCGTGGCAGTTGCGCCGCGATGTCGGATTCGCGGGTGGTGCGCGGCCGGCGGGTCTACTCCCCGGCGAGGCGGTGCGCATCGCCACCGGCGCCCACGTTCCGGACGGCACCACGTCGGTGCTGCGCGACGAATTCGCCGCTGTCACCGGCGACGAACTGGCCCGCCTCCCCGACAGGCCGATCCGGGGTGATGTCCGAAAAAGCGGCGAGGACAGGAAGATCGGTGACCTCGTGGCGCCGGCGGGCACCCGGGTCACCGCCGCTCTGCGCTCGGCGGCCGCCTCGGTCGAAGTCACCACCGGCACCGTGCGTGGACCGGTGCGTGCGCGAATTGTCATGACCGGCGACGAAATTCGCAGCACCGGCCCGCTCCAGACCGGCCAGACCCGCGACTCGATCGGGCCCGTCCTGCCAGATCTGCTCGCGGGCTGCGGCCTTCACGTCACCGACCGGGTCCATCTGCGCGACACCGCCCACAGCTTCGACGACATGCTCACCGACACAGCGGATTTCGATTTGCTCGTGGTGGTCGGCGCCACCGGCGGCGGCGCCGCCGATCAACTCCGCACCGCTCTGGCGCGAGCCGAAGCCCGCGTCCTGGTTCCCCGCCTAGCCTTGCGCCCAGGCGGTTCCACCGTCGTCGCCGAACTCCCCACGGGCCCGACCATCCTCGGCCTCCCCGGCAATCCCTTCGCCGCCATCGCCGTCCTGCTCGCCCTCACCCCCGCGATCGTCGCCGCCCGCACCGGCGCCCCCCTCCCCCGAAAAATCCTCGGCCCGCTCCACAACGCCGCCGCCATCACCGCCCCCGTCCACCGCATCACCCCCGCCCGCTACGCCCCCGACGGCGGCTGGCTCGGCGACCCCACCGTCCGCACCGCCCACCTCGCCGGCCTCATCGACCGCGACGGCCTGGTCATCGTCCCCCCGAACGCCACCGACGGATCGACAGTCGAATTCATCCCCCTCCCTTCCTGA
- a CDS encoding ABC transporter substrate-binding protein: MNSTSSGFGRRNFLRTSGIAAAAIFGGAALAACTSAVSEQKAGGDDATPVRGGTLKVGIREDLVPANLLTNTAATPIVIGLVYESLIRYPNDTLDPKPLLAKSWQLAADGRSLSLDLRDDVKFHSGRPFTAKDVEFSLRTYADAKWSAQLRSSAAAVTGFDIVSPTRIVLRLAHPLSNIYDLLDTVPILDSETADKLGTGDTYIGTGPFKYVQRVPNSQLIFEKNPDYWIPERPYLDRVEVSIIPDPNALLNALKSGQIAAARELSYRDAENLGKSGGYTVHDLEGAELQAYVGVNVTEPALADVRVRQAIAYSLDRERIINEVFRGAGYPLNVPWPKNSPAFDESRNTKYSRDLPKAKQLLDQSARPPKLPLTFAPGYGEVAQIVQANLADVGIEVELDPVDAATFVKQLTGQQFRGLWVTDHSWAQFVPSTLTVSAYPFNARRNASRYDSPAYTAAADTAWQLAQGTGPEAVRAYQAVTDQLLEGLFLIEIGVRFQQYSTVNKVHGFAWTKRREPVLTDTFLS, encoded by the coding sequence ATGAATTCGACCTCCAGTGGCTTCGGCCGCCGAAACTTCCTGCGCACCAGCGGCATCGCCGCAGCCGCCATCTTCGGCGGTGCCGCGCTGGCAGCCTGCACCTCGGCGGTCTCGGAACAGAAGGCGGGCGGGGACGACGCCACACCGGTGCGCGGCGGCACCCTGAAGGTCGGAATCCGTGAGGACCTGGTGCCGGCGAATCTGCTCACCAACACCGCCGCGACCCCGATCGTGATCGGCCTGGTCTACGAGTCGCTGATCCGCTACCCGAACGACACACTCGACCCGAAACCCTTATTGGCCAAGTCGTGGCAGCTCGCCGCCGACGGTCGTTCGCTGAGCCTGGACCTGCGCGACGACGTGAAGTTCCATTCCGGCCGGCCCTTCACGGCCAAGGACGTGGAGTTCTCACTGCGCACCTACGCCGACGCCAAATGGTCGGCGCAGCTGCGCAGTTCCGCCGCCGCCGTCACCGGCTTCGACATCGTCTCGCCGACGCGGATCGTGTTGCGGCTCGCCCATCCGCTGAGCAACATCTACGACCTGCTCGACACCGTGCCGATCCTGGACAGTGAGACCGCGGACAAGCTCGGCACCGGCGACACCTACATCGGTACCGGCCCGTTCAAATATGTCCAGCGTGTGCCGAATTCGCAGTTGATCTTCGAGAAGAACCCGGACTACTGGATCCCCGAGCGCCCCTATCTAGACCGGGTCGAGGTCTCGATCATTCCCGACCCGAACGCCTTGCTCAACGCGCTGAAGTCCGGTCAGATCGCCGCGGCGCGCGAGCTCAGCTACCGCGATGCCGAAAACCTCGGCAAGAGCGGCGGATACACGGTGCACGACCTCGAAGGCGCCGAATTGCAAGCCTATGTCGGGGTCAATGTGACCGAACCCGCGCTGGCCGATGTCCGGGTCCGTCAGGCCATCGCCTACTCGCTCGACCGCGAACGCATCATCAACGAGGTGTTCCGCGGGGCGGGGTATCCGCTGAACGTGCCGTGGCCCAAGAATTCGCCCGCCTTCGACGAATCTCGCAACACCAAGTACAGCCGCGATCTCCCGAAGGCGAAGCAGCTGCTCGACCAGTCGGCCAGGCCGCCCAAGCTGCCGCTCACCTTCGCGCCGGGCTACGGCGAGGTCGCCCAGATCGTGCAGGCCAACCTCGCCGACGTGGGCATCGAAGTCGAACTCGACCCGGTCGACGCCGCTACCTTCGTCAAGCAGCTCACCGGGCAGCAGTTCCGTGGCCTCTGGGTCACCGACCACTCGTGGGCGCAGTTCGTCCCGTCGACGCTCACGGTGAGCGCCTACCCGTTCAACGCCCGCCGCAATGCCTCGCGCTACGACTCGCCCGCCTATACCGCGGCCGCCGACACCGCCTGGCAGTTGGCACAGGGCACCGGACCGGAAGCGGTGCGCGCGTACCAGGCAGTCACCGACCAGCTGCTCGAAGGGCTGTTCCTGATCGAGATCGGCGTGCGTTTCCAGCAGTACTCCACCGTCAACAAGGTGCACGGTTTCGCCTGGACCAAGCGGCGCGAACCCGTCCTCACCGACACCTTCCTGTCATGA
- a CDS encoding MGMT family protein codes for MAVTTEEQVEKVRELVAAIPPGRVATYGDIAAAAGLSSARTVGWIMRTDSADLPWHRVIGSSGRPAAHLAARQLRLLGEEGVPIIDGRVVLRTARL; via the coding sequence ATGGCCGTCACGACGGAGGAACAGGTGGAGAAGGTTCGCGAACTCGTCGCCGCGATTCCGCCCGGCCGGGTCGCCACCTACGGCGACATCGCCGCCGCGGCCGGATTGTCCTCGGCCCGCACGGTCGGCTGGATCATGCGCACCGATTCCGCCGACCTCCCGTGGCATCGTGTCATCGGCTCGTCCGGACGCCCCGCCGCCCACCTGGCCGCTCGTCAGCTTCGGCTGCTCGGCGAGGAGGGCGTCCCGATCATCGACGGCCGGGTGGTTCTCCGTACGGCGCGACTCTGA
- a CDS encoding arylsulfatase, with protein MPVPPHARGYASFGGEAGRTSAESTPDWTYPPTAPAGAPNIVVVLVDDMGYSDIGPFGSEIETPTLDRLAAQGVRLSNYHTTPLCSPSRAALLTGINSHRAGFGFVANADPGYPGLRLELADDVLTLPEILRGNGYATYAVGKWHLVRDATMNPSAHRDSWPTQRGFDRYYGSLEGLNSFYYPNQLVSDSSVVDVEEYPEGYYLTDDLTDKALSYIKDLRAHDAEKPFFLYFAHVAMHGPLQAKAEDQAKYRGRYDQGWDELRRRRFAEQLAQGLFPPGTEQKPRNTEPGYEAAEWDSLTADERRRYAKYMEVYAGMVDSIDQSLGRIVDLLEDLGELDNTIIVFTSDNGGTAEGGPEGTRSYFAEFAHVDDPDWVGDVAHDEDLIGTAKLGVHYPRGWGQASNTPFRFYKGQTFAGGVRVPLVVSWPKGLPRTGTDPGIRHEYAYVTDLAPTLLDLAGLDRPSVRNGLPAKDFDGVSAAELLRDQAAPTRHTEQYSEMTGHRGFYRDGWKLLSLHDSDADIDAPNWQLFDVRADPTELHDLSEQYPDKAAELAAAWDESAWANTVFPLLTRADLFRRRPEEARFAAPVRLLPGTPTLERYRSQRLIAYRDFTITADLTGVRQPAAATAGDPGAARDTAAPAGAEPAGFQLGDEGVLVAHGDPLGGYLLYIEDGEVVLGVNSYGRYAAVGVPLPVGTREITVRATVEPRLRWDFTIQVDGTPLAELTDQVQLVGMAPWTGISVGVDARGPVSWDLRERRGPFRYTGALRAITYTPGPIQVPQRTIDAVEREAEYAAE; from the coding sequence ATGCCTGTTCCACCCCATGCTCGCGGTTACGCATCCTTCGGCGGCGAGGCCGGTCGCACGTCCGCGGAGTCGACCCCTGACTGGACCTATCCACCCACCGCGCCCGCCGGTGCGCCGAACATCGTCGTCGTGCTCGTGGACGACATGGGCTACAGCGATATCGGCCCGTTCGGTTCGGAGATCGAGACCCCGACCCTGGACCGTCTCGCAGCACAGGGGGTACGGCTGTCGAACTACCACACGACGCCGCTGTGCTCGCCCTCGCGCGCGGCGCTGCTGACCGGAATCAACTCCCACCGCGCGGGTTTCGGTTTCGTGGCCAACGCCGATCCCGGCTACCCGGGTCTGCGTCTCGAACTGGCCGACGACGTGCTCACGCTGCCGGAGATACTGCGCGGCAACGGCTACGCCACCTACGCGGTGGGCAAATGGCACCTGGTGCGCGACGCCACGATGAACCCGTCCGCACACCGGGACTCGTGGCCGACCCAGCGCGGATTCGACCGCTACTACGGGTCGCTGGAGGGCCTGAACTCCTTCTACTACCCCAATCAGCTGGTCTCGGACAGCTCGGTGGTCGATGTGGAGGAGTATCCGGAGGGCTACTACCTCACCGACGATCTCACCGACAAAGCCCTGTCCTACATCAAGGACCTGCGCGCGCACGACGCGGAGAAACCGTTCTTCCTGTACTTCGCGCACGTGGCGATGCACGGGCCGTTGCAAGCCAAGGCCGAGGATCAGGCCAAGTACCGGGGTCGCTACGACCAGGGCTGGGACGAACTGCGCAGACGACGCTTCGCCGAACAGCTGGCCCAGGGCTTGTTCCCACCCGGCACGGAACAGAAGCCGCGCAATACCGAGCCGGGTTACGAAGCGGCGGAATGGGATTCACTGACCGCTGACGAGCGGCGCCGCTACGCCAAGTACATGGAGGTGTACGCGGGCATGGTCGACAGCATCGACCAGAGCCTGGGGCGCATCGTCGACCTGCTCGAGGACCTCGGCGAACTCGACAACACCATCATCGTGTTCACCTCCGACAACGGCGGCACCGCCGAGGGCGGACCGGAGGGCACACGCTCCTATTTCGCCGAGTTCGCGCACGTCGACGATCCCGACTGGGTGGGCGATGTCGCGCACGACGAGGACCTGATCGGCACCGCGAAGCTGGGGGTGCACTACCCGAGAGGCTGGGGCCAGGCGTCCAATACCCCGTTCCGGTTCTACAAGGGCCAGACCTTCGCGGGCGGCGTGCGGGTGCCGCTGGTCGTGTCGTGGCCGAAGGGGTTGCCGCGCACCGGCACCGACCCCGGCATCCGCCACGAATACGCCTACGTCACCGATCTCGCGCCCACCCTGCTCGACCTGGCGGGTCTGGACCGTCCTTCGGTGCGCAACGGACTGCCTGCCAAAGACTTCGACGGCGTCTCCGCTGCCGAGCTGTTGCGCGATCAGGCCGCACCGACGCGCCACACCGAGCAGTATTCGGAGATGACCGGTCACCGTGGGTTCTACCGCGACGGTTGGAAACTGCTGTCGCTGCACGATTCCGACGCCGACATCGACGCCCCGAACTGGCAACTGTTCGACGTACGTGCCGATCCCACCGAACTGCACGATCTTTCGGAGCAATATCCGGACAAGGCAGCCGAACTCGCCGCCGCTTGGGACGAATCCGCGTGGGCCAACACGGTGTTTCCGCTCCTGACTCGCGCCGACCTGTTCCGCCGTCGCCCCGAGGAAGCGCGCTTCGCGGCGCCGGTGCGGCTTCTGCCCGGTACTCCCACCCTGGAGCGCTACCGCTCCCAGCGCCTCATCGCCTACCGCGACTTCACCATCACCGCTGATCTGACCGGGGTTCGGCAGCCCGCCGCGGCGACTGCGGGTGACCCGGGCGCGGCACGCGATACCGCGGCACCGGCCGGTGCCGAGCCGGCCGGATTCCAGCTCGGTGACGAGGGCGTGCTGGTGGCGCACGGCGACCCGCTCGGCGGGTATCTGCTCTACATCGAGGACGGTGAAGTGGTGCTCGGAGTGAACAGCTACGGGCGGTACGCGGCGGTCGGTGTGCCGCTGCCCGTCGGGACGCGCGAGATCACCGTGCGAGCCACCGTCGAGCCGCGTCTGCGCTGGGACTTCACCATCCAGGTCGACGGCACGCCGCTCGCGGAACTCACCGACCAGGTGCAACTGGTCGGCATGGCGCCGTGGACGGGGATATCCGTCGGTGTCGACGCGCGCGGACCGGTCTCGTGGGATCTGCGCGAGCGGCGCGGACCGTTCCGCTATACCGGTGCGCTGCGGGCCATCACCTATACGCCCGGTCCGATTCAGGTCCCGCAACGCACGATCGACGCGGTGGAACGCGAGGCCGAGTACGCCGCGGAGTAA